A genomic region of Solanum dulcamara chromosome 2, daSolDulc1.2, whole genome shotgun sequence contains the following coding sequences:
- the LOC129881092 gene encoding uncharacterized protein LOC129881092 has protein sequence MGGNKQRRSKSHHHSHRGQSSRTRQPDDSFKVEESLPSEFVEEDERIVPRIQLAMWDFGQCDAKRCTGRKLARFGLLRELRVGSGFGGICLSPTGTQCISREDSILIDRRGMAVVDCSWARLDDVPFTKLRCPAPRLLPWLVAANPVNYGRPCELSCVEALAAGLIICGEEETGNLLLSKFKWGHAFLSLNKELLKAYSECQTSADIVSTQNEWLSAQTSPIPQTIKPEASGSQTEGENSSNDSDDGLPPLQKNMNHVSLADTDEESE, from the coding sequence ATGGGTGGAAACAAGCAAAGGCGATCTAAATCCCATCACCATTCTCATCGAGGACAATCCAGCCGTACCCGTCAACCTGATGACTCTTTCAAGGTTGAAGAGTCTTTACCTAGTGAATTTGTGGAAGAAGACGAACGAATCGTTCCAAGGATTCAGCTTGCTATGTGGGATTTTGGTCAGTGTGATGCGAAAAGGTGTACTGGAAGAAAGCTTGCAAGATTTGGTTTGTTGAGAGAGCTGCGTGTTGGTAGTGGATTTGGTGGGATTTGCTTAAGTCCCACTGGAACACAATGTATCTCAAGAGAAGATAGTATTTTAATTGATCGAAGGGGAATGGCTGTAGTTGATTGTTCATGGGCACGATTAGATGACGTACCTTTCACCAAATTGCGTTGTCCTGCACCTCGTCTTTTACCATGGTTAGTAGCAGCAAATCCAGTAAACTATGGTCGTCCATGTGAGCTATCTTGTGTTGAAGCCTTAGCAGCAGGTTTAATTATATGCGGTGAGGAGGAAACTGGAAATCTATTGCTTAGCAAGTTCAAATGGGGTCACGCGTTTTTGTCCCTCAATAAGGAACTTCTCAAGGCATATTCGGAATGTCAAACAAGTGCTGATATCGTTTCAACTCAGAACGAGTGGCTCTCCGCACAAACCTCACCTATTCCACAAACAATAAAACCAGAAGCCTCTGGATCTCAAACTGAAGGTGAAAATTCTTCTAATGATTCTGACGATGGACTTCCTCCTCTCCAAAAGAATATGAATCATGTTTCCTTGGCGGATACCGATGAAGAGAGTGAATAA